In Erigeron canadensis isolate Cc75 chromosome 1, C_canadensis_v1, whole genome shotgun sequence, a single window of DNA contains:
- the LOC122586110 gene encoding uncharacterized protein LOC122586110, which translates to MARVHSSSTLAETVSWYCSLFLVIMLVLSCCESLDTENQRVVKHVQTFHAGSKPCDEIYVVREGETLHTISEKCGDPYIVEENPHIHDPDDVFPGLVIKITPFINRL; encoded by the exons ATGGCTAGAGTTCATTCATCATCAACATTGGCCGAGACGGTCTCATGGTATTGTTCGTTGTTCTTAGTGATAATGTTGGTTTTGAGTTGTTGTGAGTCACTTGATACTGAAAATCAAAGAGTGGTGAAACATGTTCAAACATTTCACGCTGGCAGTAAGCCGTGTGATGAGATTTACGTCGTTCGTGAAGGAGAGACATTGCATACAATTAGTGAAAAGTGTGGTGACCCTTATATCGTTGAAGAAAACCCGCATATTCATGATCCAGATGATGTGTTTCCTGGCCTTGTCATCAAGATTACCCCTTTCATTAACAG GTTGTAG
- the LOC122584813 gene encoding aquaporin TIP4-1, translating into MAKIAIGSIDEVTKPDCIQALIVEFIVTFLFIFAGVGSAMTTEKLAGNEIVGLFFVAMAHAFVVAVMISAGFRISGGHLNPAVTLGLCVGGHITVVRSVLYWIDQLLASVAACALLSYLTGGLTTPVHTLAAGMDSLQGVIMEIVLTFSLLFTVYATLVDPKKGFLDGLGPLLTGLVVGANIMAAGPFSGASMNPARSFGPALVAGVWTDHWVYWVGPFIGGGLAGFIYENFFIVKNDHVLLPRDEEAY; encoded by the exons ATGGCTAAGATCGCGATAGGCTCAATCGATGAGGTCACCAAGCCCGACTGCATCCAAGCCCTAATCGTCGAGTTCATCGTGacatttctttttatctttgcCGGTGTTGGATCCGCCATGACCACCG AAAAGTTGGCTGGAAATGAGATCGTTGGGCTGTTTTTTGTGGCAATGGCACATGCATTTGTGGTGGCCGTGATGATATCAGCTGGATTTAGAATATCTGGTGGTCATTTGAATCCGGCTGTCACCCTTGGCCTATGCGTGGGTGGTCATATCACTGTGGTCCGATCCGTTCTATACTGGATTGATCAGCTGCTCGCTTCGGTTGCCGCTTGTGCTCTCCTAAGCTATCTCACTGGTGGATTG aCGACGCCGGTGCATACACTTGCAGCTGGGATGGATTCTCTACAAGGTGTTATCATGGAAATTGTGTTAACTTTCTCACTGCTCTTCACAGTCTATGCTACTCTTGTTGACCCCAAAAAGGGTTTTCTTGATGGACTAGGCCCACTTCTAACTGGGCTTGTAGTAGGTGCTAATATTATGGCTGCAGGGCCTTTCTCTGGTGCTTCAATGAACCCAGCTAGGTCTTTTGGGCCAGCTTTGGTGGCTGGAGTTTGGACTGATCACTGGGTTTATTGGGTTGGGCCATTTATTGGAGGTGGGCTAGCTGGGTTCATTTATGAAAACTTTTTCATTGTTAAGAATGATCATGTTCTTCTTCCAAGAGATGAAGAAGCTTACTAG
- the LOC122606983 gene encoding transcription initiation factor TFIID subunit 12, protein MEPPPSSETPPPPSPQIITTTPPPTTTPSTEQPPTEPQPQPLPTTSSSPTLQQPPPLTPNPNPKPPNPSIPQTQPQPQLPVPITRPPFNRPPWAPQNQPSPPFTHFSSISNHSTAPSSLSSPRGGMAIGVPASSSFGPNPQPPSSFSSLAPPFGTSASQVRPSMPGMQGMLGSGGSSLRPGGVTTSSHPQRPIPPSLRPQTGPNSPSPAPQNFQEHGLLRLPSAGSPGSPAPITPQSSQSHNQPWLSSGSQGKPPLPPASSFRPQMNPQSLQQRSNIPSQQQTAMSVATQQPQTSSSLQSQPPSLSQQSQDHYSLPPSRVPQSLSHQQQMARNRGLGNQRPFSPPVGPSSSVAPPPAVNRPLAVVEPSEPCNRIISKRSIQEIVAQIDPSERLDPEVEDILVDIADEFVDSVTTFACSLAKHRKSSTLESKDILLHLERNWNMSLPGFGGDEIKVYKKPFGNDVHRERLAAIKRSIAVSETPNVKISGGQTGGGAKAHPAKAPGLLIGSPNPKGREAT, encoded by the exons ATGGAACCACCACCATCTTCcgaaacaccaccaccaccatcaccacaaaTAATCACCACAACTCCGCCACCAACCACCACCCCATCCACCGAACAGCCGCCCACAGAACCCCAACCCCAACCACTCCCCACCACCTCATCATCTCCCACATtacaacaaccaccaccactaactccaaaccctaaccctaaacccccAAATCCATCAATCCCTCAAACCCAACCCCAACCCCAATTACCAGTGCCAATAACAAGACCACCATTTAACCGGCCTCCATGGGCCCCACAAAACCAACCATCTCCCCCTTTCACTCATTTCTCTTCCATCTCCAACCACTCTACTGCCCCTTCTTCATTATCCTCCCCTCGAGGCGGTATGGCTATCGGTGTACCCGCCTCGTCTTCTTTCGGACCAAACCCTCAACCCCCCTCTTCGTTTTCGTCCTTAGCCCCGCCTTTCGGTACCTCCGCTTCACAG gtAAGGCCATCAATGCCTGGGATGCAGGGAATGCTTGGTTCGGGTGGTTCTTCTTTACGTCCAGGTGGAGTTACTACATCATCGCATCCGCAGAGGCCTATCCCGCCTTCCCTGAGACCGCAGACGGGTCCTAATAGCCCCTCGCCCGCTCCACAA AATTTCCAAGAGCATGGACTTTTAAGACTTCCGTCAGCTGGATCCCCAGGCTCACCAGCACCTATAACTCCACAGAGCTCACAGTCTCATAATCAACCGTGGCTATCATCTGGTTCACAAGGAAAGCCGCCTCTTCCCCCGGCATCATCATTCAGACCCCAAATGAACCCTCAATCATTGCAACAGAGATCAAATATACCATCTCAACAACAAACTGCAATGTCTGTAGCCACACAGCAGCCTCAAACATCCTCATCACTGCAATCACAACCACCTTCGTTGTCACAACAGTCACAGGATCATTACTCGTTACCACCATCACGGGTCCCACAAAGTTTGAGCCATCAACAACAGATGGCAAGGAATCGTGGGTTGGGGAACCAAAGACCATTCTCTCCACCTGTTGGACCATCTAGCTCAGTCGCACCACCACCTGCAGTGAATAGACCACTAGCTGTTGTGGAGCCTAGCGAGCCTTGTAACAGGATTATAAGCAAGAGAAGCATCCAGGAGATAGTTGCTCAG ATTGATCCCTCTGAACGATTGGATCCAGAAGTGGAAGACATTCTGGTTGATATCGCTGACGAATTTGTTGATTCT GTTACAACCTTTGCTTGCTCGTTAGCCAAGCATCGGAAATCAAGTACGCTAGAGTCAAAAGACATTCTTCTACACCTTG AAAGAAACTGGAACATGAGTCTTCCTGGGTTTGGTGGAGATGAAATCAAGGTTTACAAGAAACCA TTTGGTAATGATGTTCATCGAGAGCGTTTGGCCGCG ATAAAGAGGTCGATTGCTGTTTCTGAGACGCCAAATGTGAAGATTTCAGGTGGACAGACTGGTGGTGGTGCTAAAGCTCATCCAGCAAAAGCACCTGGTCTTCTTATTGGTTCCCCCAACCCCAAGGGTCGTGAAGCTACATAG